The Patescibacteria group bacterium genomic interval CAAAGCCAAGAAAATGATTTATGCCGGTATTATCGGTTTGGTCATTATTTTTGCCGCTTACGCCATTGCCATGTTTGTCATGAGTAATCTGCGATCAATTGTCGGTAATACTGGAGTTTAGTCAAAATTATTTTCTCCCCTTAGGGGGAGATTAGGAGATGATAAAATATTTTGTGATCTGCTAATTTCTTCTTATGAAAAAGACTCTTAAAATTTCAATTCTTACATTATTCATCTTTACTATTTTTGCCGTTTCTCCGGTTATGGCGCAGGTCCAGGAGGGCTTGACTAATCTGGGCAGTGTCGGCCAGGATACCGGACTTAAAGTAATCGGTGGAGGGAGCTTGCCGACGATTGTCGGCGGAGTGGTGCAGGCGGTTTTGGGTATTTTGGGCACTTTGTTGGTTTTACTTTTGATTTACGCCGGCTTTATCTGGATGACGGCGCAAGGCAATGAGAAAAAGGTGGATGAAGCCAAGAAAATGATTTATAATGCCGTTATCGGTCTGGCTATTGTCGCCGGTGCTTGGGCGATCACTTCTTTCGTTTTGGATCAGTTGCAACGGGCCGGATCAGGCAGTCAAGCAATTACTTCGCAACAAGTCAAGGGTTCGCCGACCAATCCAGATGATATTACTTACGATTGGGGTTAGAGCCGCAGCTTAAAAAGTTAGTATTAAAATAATTAAAATAAAAATTATGAAAAAAATGATTAAAAAAATCGGCCAACAGGGCATAGCTCTGGCTTTGTCCGCAATGGCTTTGTCCGTGCCGCTAATCGTCCGCGCCGTTGAATTCAGGACATTCCTTGGTGAGACTGGATTAGAAAGTCAATTCGGCAGTGGTGATTTGATGCCAATGATTGGGACAGCAATCAGTATTATCTTGGGTGTTTTGGGAGTGATTCTGGTTTTGATTGTTATTTATGCCGGCTTCTGGTGGATGACGGCTCAAGGTGATGAAAAGAAAGTAGAGAAGGCCAAGAAAATGATCTATAATGCTATTATCGGGTTGGTTATTATTTTTGCCGCTTACGCCATAACTAATTTTGTTTTGGATCAGTTGGAAAGCATATAAAAGAAAATTTCAATTAATAAAACCGATTCGGCTAACCGAGTCGGTTTTATTTTTGTTTATGGGTTGCCGGCCATCGTCGGTTAGCCAAAGTTATCTTTCCAATTCTTTTTTGAAAAAGTCCACCCATGGTATTTGCGCCGGGTTGACGTCGTTTAACATGGCCAGGTAAAAACTGAGCCAACTGCCCCGAGCCAGGGTTTCCAGAGCCGATAGCCATTTGTCGTTAGCCGTTGATTCCAGAGTTAGATGTTTTATTCCCAGTTTATCCAAGACTTTTTTCGTGACTATTATTCTTTTACTGATTCGGAGACTGTAAGTGGCGGAAGATAAGAATAAGACGGTGGTGTTTTTGGCGACTGGTTTGGGTAACGCCAGCGCTTCTAAGAAATGATGGTTGAGTTCGGGAATGGCATACGGGTGAGCCAACTGTTTGGCGCTTTCATTGAATTGATTGGCCAGGATATGCGCATTAGGAGCTAAATGCTCGGCGCCGAAAATTAAAATTTGCTTGCCGGACA includes:
- a CDS encoding pilin produces the protein MKKMIKKIGQQGIALALSAMALSVPLIVRAVEFRTFLGETGLESQFGSGDLMPMIGTAISIILGVLGVILVLIVIYAGFWWMTAQGDEKKVEKAKKMIYNAIIGLVIIFAAYAITNFVLDQLESI